The genomic region GATGGAGCATAGccagggaggaggaggaggagacccAGTTGCCAGCTGTCGATCGATTTCTGATTCTGGTGGACAGAGGGATGAGATCAGGACACGTGGAGCGGGCCGGATGGTAGCGGAAGAAGCGGGAGAAACGGACCTCCCACCGCTCTCTGACGGCGGCGCCGGAAGTCGTTTTCCCCGGGTCTTCCCTCTGCGTTTCCTTAGTAACAAAGCAATAGCAGTGCCGCCACTGCCCgccatttgtttgtttgtttcgaGGCTCTGTTGGTTGTTGGGTTTATGCTTTTGGCCCCAACGCAGCTGAATTGAAACGAAACGGAATAAATGCAGAAGGGCAAGGGTGTGGCTTTTcagtatttatatttaattgtaaattttgaaatgatatCTGATCGTACGATGTTGTACAGGTGAGATCACCGGATCGAGATCCTTACCGGATCCTTTTCcaaaaaatatacaacttcaacatgatatttttttgtcacttaatactatagtttagtaatatttttaccgtaaaaaataaattcaaacaaaattacTATTGTTGATTCCAgtgttaaaatataaaaataaaagagaaaaacagtTGTCACTTGGTATGATCTGAtgatattcatctttacttagaagtgagaagtcttaaatTTAAATGTCGTGAATaacgaattcgatatcaaattaaattactTATTATGTGGTTTAACCGAGTACCCATTCTCacgaaaattaacattaaatgtTAAAGTGTTAgagaatttataaaaaaaagtccGAAAAAATTATCTTGCATTTCTAAAAACCACGTCCGAAcgttgaatttttaaaataataaatgatAAACAAAAGGTTTGGCGTGCATAGAAAACATCAGTACCCAACCGCACTATCTCAGTTTTGCGTTCTTCCCGAAGCGGCACCAGCACCAGCACCAGCACCAttagaaggaggaagaagaaaacacagCAGCGGAGAAAAGCAAACCATGAAAGCTCTTCTCAATCAAGAACCTTTTCTTTTCACCTCCATCTCCACTACTTCCACCACCGCCAAGCATCGCAGCCTCACTCACCCTCTCACCCAAACACTCTTCAACCTCCCCGCATATAACGGCCGCCTTACCGGAAGAAAACTAACCTTAACCACCAAATCCGTGTTGGAGTCCGTCAccgtaaaaaattcaaacatccCGGAATACGATACCCGAAACCCGACGATTTCATCTTCGTATCGGAGGTCCGGTATTCCGAAGCCGAATCAGACGGTGCTGGACGCTCAGACTAGGGTTTGCACGGGCCCCACACAGACCAAGCCTCTCGGCGAGGATCAGGCCTTCAAGGTGCTCGACACGATTTACAGATCGGTCAAGGGCGAGCTGAAGGATGAGGAGCCGGTGTCGAAGTCGCAGCTCGGCGCGTTTTTCGCGGCTATGTCGATTCGCGCCAACGCTTTTCCGGAGGCGACGCAGTGGAGCGAAGGCGAGATCCGGGCGATGAACCAGTTCTGGCCGCTTCTGGTTCGGGCTCTTCCGGCGGACGTGGTGTTCATCGCCGATCCGGAGGGGTCGTTGATGGGCGCGGGAAGCTCAATCGGACCCCAATTCGTCGGGAACGGCGCTAGCGAGATGAGATTGGTCGGCGCCCTCCGGGAGGTCCTCGCCGGCGGCCACCTAGGATTCGAAGAAATCCAAGGCGTGCTGCGAGACATTCTTCCGTTGAAATCAGTGGATGATGCGACGTCGTCCGATAGTGTGAGTGAAGCGTTGCTTTCGGCATTGTTGATTGGTCAGCGGATGAACAGAGAAACGGTCCGTGAGCTGAAAGCTTACTGCCTTGCATTTGATGATGAACTCGGTAAGCTCTAGTCTAATCccaattagtttttcttaattttttttttcagaggaTGAATTGTTTGCTTAATGATTGATTAATTAGGTGATACTCCAATTGCTGATGTTAAATCACTTACTCACTATGGTGAACCTTACGATGGTAACACGCGTTTCTTTAGAAGCACATTGTTCGTTGCTGTGGTTCGATCTTGTTATTCCGAATCTTGCTTGCTTCACGGCTTGGATTGGATGCCGCCTAAGGTGAGCTTTCAGCTCTGCTCAACCAATTGACCCGGCCGGTTTGataaagtttttggttttttagggTGGAGTTACTGAAGAACAGATGCTTAAGTTTATGGGGGCAAATACGAGCTTAACCCCGTTGCAAGCAAAAGTACTTCTTGAGGTATATGTGGTTCCCATATATTTCTTGCTATGGTTACTCATCCCCTTGGTTTTATGTCTTTCGGGCTGCGGTTAAATTCTTTATCTTGTTATTTCAGGATGAAGACATTGGTTTTGCCTATATAAGTCAACGTGAAGCCCGCCCTTCTCTGTGTGAATCTCTAGCCAACATTTTGGCATGCTCTTCTTAGTATTTATTCTAATCGGGATGAAACTGATTATAACATTTGTTTGAATTCTGCAGATATTCATTAGTTAAGTTGAGAGAGCATATTAAGAAACGTCCCCCACTGGCGACAACCGAAAAGGTTCAGCAATTTGTGAAGGTAAGCCACATCACTGTTATCTTTTAATAACTTGTTCGTAAGGCTCATCCCTTCTATTCTTATGGAAACCTCGACTGGCATTTTGATGCTGAGAAATCTGTGTAAAATCTAGAAACTACACAAAATATTATGCATGTAGAATACTTCTTTACCTACCATGCAATTGATTTATCTACTTTAAATTCTGAAAATTTAGTAGGCATCAACAAATAACATAATTTGCTCATGCAATACCTCCAATCGAATTATTGATTGAAGTGATAAGTACCCTAGCATCGTTATACAAATTTGGGCTGCACCATACCGAAATATGAAAAATCTATTGCTTTCTCAACAGGCCCGGGGGAAGGAAGCAATTGTTGCTGGGTTTTATCATGAAGGTTTTGAGGAGCCGCTCTTAATGCTTATGAAAAGAAGAGGTGTCAATGCTGGCTTGGTGGTGAAGGTTGGTACTTTGCTGATTATGCAGTTGAAGAGGATGGTGCTTCAAATACTACAgtgtttaatatttttaatcaatctTTTTGAAATCTTAGATATAAGAATTTATAGTCTAACTTTACTATTCTTTTATCAACCGAGTAATTCAAATAAACTACTACCGTCTAACTTTACTATTACTGAAGGGTGAGGAAGGAGCTCTCTCAATGACAACCAGATTGCGGTCAGTAAATTCATCAAAAGGACTTCCTGTAAACTACTGTTCAGGGTTTCGTTCAACAAGCCTTGTATCCTCTTGTGAAGTTGATGGTTTGTTCATCAAGTCCTTATGTTCTTTTCTGCATTTTCTCATCCACTTGTAATAGTAGTTTTAAAGCTCTGCGTTATGCATGTAGCTGCCACAAATGTTGAGATTCTTGCATAAAGTATCCTACCATCGAAACTGACTCAAAAGTTTGGTTTGCAGGTGTTTCACGTCAGAGCTTCAGTCTAGAGGTTAATGCCGTAGACTATGGTTTTGAACCCACCGACACTCCAAGAACTGATAGATCGGTAATTCCTCCCATCTTGTGTcatgcactctctctctctctctctctctctcacacacacacacacatgcgcGCGCACccacacacatgcacacacatacaAACACAGGTTTTTgcactctcatttttttttacaagccAGCATTTTGTGACGAATAGTTGCATTTTCTGCAACTTCAGGTTGTGAAGAATATAGAGTTGGGCTTAACAGCGCTTCGTGGTCACAAGGGACCAGCTTATGATCGAATAGTGTTGAATGCTGGAATGACTGATCACTTACTTGGATGTGATGGTGCAGAAGACATAACCTCAGCCCTGGATAGAGCCAGAGAGGCTATTGACAGTGGAAAGGCTCTAAAAAAGGTCTTGAATTACATAAGAGTTTCAAACGAAGTGTGATATAGGCCCGGAATTGAAGATAGGTAGATGTTGTGatgaaggaggagaagaggagGGATGTGTTTTCGTTTTGCTCTAACTAGAGGTAATTGTGCTCATTTTTCGCTTTCATCACAAGGTTATCAACTTATCATGCATCCACCTGAAACTTTAATGTGAATGTTATATGTTATACGTGAGTTGTGATACACGTCGTTGTTATCTTGTAGGTCCAAGGAAGGCTACTTCAAAATGTATGTGTGGCGGATAAATTGttacaaaattttgatttgtcATTTGAGTTGTAAATTTTTCTGTGTGCGCATGTGCCATGTAAATCTTTCTCGTTTGATTCGACTTGTAAAGCGAGGGATGAATCTGAGTAAAACGAATTACTTTTTACTTGTAACCGCAGAACGAACcagcatttatatatatattgtatgcaTAGAGGCTTTTTGTTTTCGGTCAAAGAGGCTTGTATAGTAACTAATAAGGATGTCCATAACTCGAGAGATATCTTTCTTAAGCTATCCCATGACGCTTTTCTCAATTCAAACGTCCTCATTCGCGGGTCATCCTGCAAAAACACATTCAAATCCAAAACTGACGTGTCATTCGAAATGTGCAAAAAGGGAACCGGATCCCTCTGGACCCAAAGAAACTAAGCTTACTTATCAAATGATTCgggctattgaaatttgattcaacggctacaaacagggggtcctctaaaagttataataattgtaaccgttggatcaaatttcaatgatctagATCATTTGATCATTGGGCTTAGTTCCTTTGGATCCGGAGGGGATTCGGTTCTACAAAAAAGGCACAATTCACTAGATAAAAGCTTAAATGAAATgtagaatgaggatcctctctggatcctcaTTGTGAGAATCCTGGAGATGTTCAAATCGTGATCGTACGATCAGTTTGATActgttcatgtttaattttaaataaaagtatttaaaatgatttctagcTATACGATGTACGGACAGAATTTGAGAGATAATCCCAGCATCCTCATTCTGAAATGTAGACAATCAAATCGAAAGACTAAAAATTATTGACTTCGCCAAATTGGCATGAATAATCCTTGAAAAAGTTAGAAAACTGATTCGGATCGTAGAATTACACTACGAAAATCCACAACTTAAAGAAAGTATATGCAAGAACCACTTTGTACATTATCAACGGTTATTCGCGCTTGCCCTATTCCTAGAGCTACATTATGGCCGACTGACTGAACTTGGGGTTTTATTGTTATCCAAGTTCTCAAGTTGGCCATCATATCTGCCAAACAAAGTGAAAAATTCTTCACCGCATCCGCATTCTCAAGTGCTTTAACTTTCTCTATGCCTGATGACTCCTCTATAGTCCATTCAACCCCATTATTGGAAGAAAGGGTGGggcaaaaacataacaaaaaccaAAGAGGACACTTTCTATCTAGTGCTCCTAAGTTACTCTTACATTTGAAGAGTAGTCGCTATGGAACCAGCAAGGCTAAGAACTTCAAATGGCGGATTGTTCTTCACATCTTTCACTGTCACCGGACACGAGTCCGTAATCCAGAAGTAGGTCAGCCCGTGCTCGGGGTGCCCTGGTTgcaaaaagaaggaaggaatgCACACAGGATTTAGAAACTGTACTTGGAAAGTCTCAAACAAGTTAGCACCAAATAGTAGTAAGTAGAGGATGTAATACCTCCATAATCACTTTGAAAGCGTTCCCATGATCGATTAGGAAAGATCCCATGCGTTACATAAGCACTGATTTTTGCCGCTCCATGGGCGGCTAAAACTTTCTGAAACAAGATGAGAACGTAATATGGCATTTCAGATTAACTTGTGAACAAATGGAAGGACTCTTTTTCCTCTCTGAAAATGAACCTAAAGCAGGAATCTATGTGGCAAGAAATGCAGCATAAGTCAAATGTCCATCTACTGGCCAAGAAGTTAAGTTCAAGTCCCAACCTATGGACAAGTTTAATACTTTCCCATGCCAAATAACCGTATTCTATCTGAATTACATTGTTCATTGTGTTATGGC from Pyrus communis chromosome 4, drPyrComm1.1, whole genome shotgun sequence harbors:
- the LOC137731745 gene encoding uncharacterized protein yields the protein MKALLNQEPFLFTSISTTSTTAKHRSLTHPLTQTLFNLPAYNGRLTGRKLTLTTKSVLESVTVKNSNIPEYDTRNPTISSSYRRSGIPKPNQTVLDAQTRVCTGPTQTKPLGEDQAFKVLDTIYRSVKGELKDEEPVSKSQLGAFFAAMSIRANAFPEATQWSEGEIRAMNQFWPLLVRALPADVVFIADPEGSLMGAGSSIGPQFVGNGASEMRLVGALREVLAGGHLGFEEIQGVLRDILPLKSVDDATSSDSVSEALLSALLIGQRMNRETVRELKAYCLAFDDELGDTPIADVKSLTHYGEPYDGNTRFFRSTLFVAVVRSCYSESCLLHGLDWMPPKGGVTEEQMLKFMGANTSLTPLQAKVLLEDEDIGFAYISQREARPSLYSLVKLREHIKKRPPLATTEKVQQFVKARGKEAIVAGFYHEGFEEPLLMLMKRRGVNAGLVVKGEEGALSMTTRLRSVNSSKGLPVNYCSGFRSTSLVSSCEVDGVSRQSFSLEVNAVDYGFEPTDTPRTDRSVVKNIELGLTALRGHKGPAYDRIVLNAGMTDHLLGCDGAEDITSALDRAREAIDSGKALKKVLNYIRVSNEV